The Catenulispora sp. GP43 nucleotide sequence GCACCCGGCCGCGCAGCTTCTCGAACGCCTCGACCAGCGCCGGCACCGCCGTGACCCGGCACGCCGCGGTCAGCATGTACTGCCGGCTGGCCAGGAAGGCCGAGTCGAGGGCCGCCGGACCGACGCCGGACAGCGCCGCCAGGCCGGCCGCCGCGCCCCAGGCGTCCACCGAGGAGCGCAGCACGGCGGCCGCGGCCTCGTCGGCGACCCGGTCCGCGGCGGCCATCCCGTGCTCGAGATAGGCCTCGAACAGGTCCAGGAACCGCCCGCGCCACTCGTTCGGCAGGCTGCCGGCCGCGTGCTCGGCGTAGAAGCGCACCGGGCCGTCGTCGCGGTAGACGGTCCCGTCGAAGTCCACGACCAGGATCGGCCGGCGGTCCGGCCTCCCCGTCTCCATCCCCGGCTCAGCCACGGACGCCTCCGGCCGCCGACAGCGCGCCGCGGATGAACTGCCGCTGCAACAGCAGGAAGAACACCATGACCGGCAGCGTGGTGAAGGTGACCGCGGCGGCCAGGCCCGGGAAGTCGGTGCCCTCGGCGTTGGCGAAGGTGGACAGCCCGACCTCGACCGGCTGCACCGTGTTCGAGGAGTCCATGCTGGAGTTCGTCATGATCACCGGCCACAGGAACGAGTTCCAGGAGCCCAGGAACACGTTGATGGCCACGATGATCAGCGCCGGGCGCACCATCGGCACGCCGATCGAGCGCAGGAAGCGCAGCCGCGAGGCGCCGTCCAGCGCCGCGGCGTCCAGGATCTCGGCGGGCATGGTCAGGAAGAACTGCCGGAC carries:
- a CDS encoding HAD family hydrolase, producing MAEPGMETGRPDRRPILVVDFDGTVYRDDGPVRFYAEHAAGSLPNEWRGRFLDLFEAYLEHGMAAADRVADEAAAAVLRSSVDAWGAAAGLAALSGVGPAALDSAFLASRQYMLTAACRVTAVPALVEAFEKLRGRVRIVLATNSPAGGLAPLLARLGVTALFEEVVSGANKPEGLRRWIAASLADRPAGELFSLGDHYFNEIEPAMAVGACAGYIDRFGRADGPATLSAAVVEDILPGIFSWAGAHNS